A stretch of Oncorhynchus mykiss isolate Arlee chromosome 12, USDA_OmykA_1.1, whole genome shotgun sequence DNA encodes these proteins:
- the picalma gene encoding phosphatidylinositol binding clathrin assembly protein a isoform X7 gives MSGQSITDRITAAQHSVTGSAVAKTVCKATTHEIMGPKKKHLDYLIHCTNEMNVNIPQLADTLFERTASTSWVVVFKSLTATHHTMVYGNERFIQYMASRNTLFNLSNFLDKSGLQGYDMSTFIRRYSRYLNEKAVSYRQVAFDFTKVKRGADGVMRTMNTEKLLKTIPIIQNQMDALLDFNVNANELTNGVINASFMLLFKDSIRLFAAYNEGIINLLEKYFDMKKTQCKEGLDIYKKFLTRMTRISEFLKVAEQVGIDRGDIPDLSQAPSSLLDALEQHLASLEGKKVKDSTAASRASTLSNAVSSLANTGISFTKVDEREKQAALEEEQARLKALKEQRLKELQKGPSFSATTASSPVSMDGGTINTAPAIDLFSTPSFANSTSKAASDLLDLQPAFQQQALPISTGLPTANTWGDPFTSTEAVDDSIPNFNPFLSHPVVDAVHLPVESSDGVSSRTPSHEMFGDSFCGPASYPTTPLFQSEPPAVAGLFGGFSASPTPQPQTARGLNVDFDSVFGNNVDSAGGILKPTVASLPGQGQIPSGQQPGKLVSDDLDSSLANLVGNLGIGNGVAKNDIHWSQPGEKKLTGGNNWQPKTAPSTTWNPATMNGMHFPQYAPSVMAFPATTPTGMMAYGMPPQMGSMGMMTQPTIMYSQPVMRPANPFGTAPGAQPSAASSPSSQSPLRAPGKDPFAQLSLKDFL, from the exons acTTGATCCACTGCACCAATGAGATGAACGTGAACATCCCCCAGCTGGCAGACACGTTGTTTGAGAGGACGGCCAGCACCAGCTGGGTGGTGGTCTTCAAGTCTCTCACCGCCACCCACCACACCATGGTCTACGGCAACGAG AGATTTATACAGTACATGGCTTCAAGGAATACGCTTTTCAACCTCAGTAACTTTTTGGACAAAAGTGGCCTGCAAG GCTATGACATGTCAACGTTCATAAGGAGATATAGTCGCTACCTGAATGAGAAGGCTGTGTCGTATCGACAAGTCGCTTTTGACTTTACAAAAGTTAAACGAGG GGCGGATGGCGTTATGAGAACCATGAACACAGAAAAGTTACTAAAGACCATACCGATTATCCAAAACCAGATGGATGCGCTTCTTGACTTCAAC GTCAACGCCAACGAGCTCACCAATGGAGTGATCAACGCGTCCTTCATGCTTCTGTTTAAAGATTCCATTCGACTGTTTGCAGCCTACAATGAAGGCATTATCAATCTGCTGG AGAAGTACTTTGACATGAAGAAAACTCAATGCAAGGAGGGCCTTGACATCTACAAGAAATTCCTTACTCGAATGACAAGAATCTCTGAGTTCCTCAAAGTAGCAGAG CAAGTAGGGATTGATCGAGGGGACATTCCAGACCTCTCCCAG GCCCCCAGTAGCCTCTTAGATGCCTTGGAGCAGCATTTGGCTTCTTTAGAAGGGAAGAAGGTGAAAGATTCCACAGCAGCCAGCAG GGCTAGCACACTCTCCAACGCTGTCTCCTCTTTGGCCAACACGGGCATATCTTTCACCAAAGTGGACGAGAGGGAGAAACAGGCAGCTCTGGAGGAAGAGCAGGCTCGCCTAAAAGCGCTAAAG GAGCAGCGTCTGAAGGAACTCCAGAAGGGGCCTTCTTTCTCTGCCACCACGGCTTCCTCCCCTGTGTCAATGGACGGTGGGACCATCAACACAGCACCGGCCATCGACCTCTTCTCCACGCCCAGCTTCGCAAACAG CACTTCCAAGGCGGCGAGCGACCTGCTGGACTTGCAGCCTGCGTTTCAGCAGCAGGCACTGCCCATCTCCACTGGCCTGCCGACAGCCAACACATGGGGAG ATCCTTTCACTTCTACAGAAGCTGTCGATGACTCCATTCCAAACTTTAACCCTTTCCTATCACATCCTGTTGTTGATGCTGTCCATCTACCTGTCGAATCTTCCGATGGTGTTAGTTCTAGGACACCCAGTCATGAAATGTTTGGTG ACTCCTTCTGTGGGCCAGCATCTTACCCTACCACCCCTCTCTTTCAATCTGAGCCCCCTGCTGTAGCTGGTCTATTTGGAG GGTTCTCAGCTTCTCCCACCCCGCAGCCTCAGACCGCCAGAGGCCTTAATGTCGACTTTGACTCTGTGTTTGGCAACAACGTGGACTCGGCGG GTGGCATCCTCAAACCCACAGTGGCCTCCTTGCCCGGCCAGGGGCAAATCCCCAGCGGGCAGCAGCCTGGAAAGCTGGTGTCCGACGACCTGGACTCGTCCTTGGCCAACCTTGTCGGCA ATTTGGGAATTGGCAATGGCGTGGCAAAAAA tGATATTCATTGGAGTCAGCCTGGTGAGAAGAAGTTGACGGGTGGAAACAATTGGCAACCAAAGACTGCTCCCTCTACCACATGGAACCCTGCCACCATG AACGGAATGCATTTCCCACAATAC GCACCATCTGTCATGGCCTTCCCTGCAACAACGCCGACGGGAATGATGGCATATGGAATG CCTCCCCAGATGGGTTCCATGGGCATGATGACCCAGCCCACTATAATGTACAGCCAACCAGTCATGAGGCCAGCCAACCCCTTTGGCACGGCCCCAGGAGCACAG CCTTCGGCAGCTTCTAGTCCTTCCAGTCAGAGTCCTCTCAGAGCACCAGGAAAGGACCCCTTTGCACAACTCTCTCTCAAGGATTTCTTGTAG
- the picalma gene encoding phosphatidylinositol binding clathrin assembly protein a isoform X3, which yields MSGQSITDRITAAQHSVTGSAVAKTVCKATTHEIMGPKKKHLDYLIHCTNEMNVNIPQLADTLFERTASTSWVVVFKSLTATHHTMVYGNERFIQYMASRNTLFNLSNFLDKSGLQGYDMSTFIRRYSRYLNEKAVSYRQVAFDFTKVKRGADGVMRTMNTEKLLKTIPIIQNQMDALLDFNVNANELTNGVINASFMLLFKDSIRLFAAYNEGIINLLEKYFDMKKTQCKEGLDIYKKFLTRMTRISEFLKVAEQVGIDRGDIPDLSQAPSSLLDALEQHLASLEGKKVKDSTAASRASTLSNAVSSLANTGISFTKVDEREKQAALEEEQARLKALKEQRLKELQKGPSFSATTASSPVSMDGGTINTAPAIDLFSTPSFANSTSKAASDLLDLQPAFQQQALPISTGLPTANTWGDPFTSTEAVDDSIPNFNPFLSHPVVDAVHLPVESSDGVSSRTPSHEMFGDHYNPFIDSSTSIASDHEHTVRIEQFISDSFCGPASYPTTPLFQSEPPAVAGLFGGFSASPTPQPQTARGLNVDFDSVFGNNVDSAVASLPGQGQIPSGQQPGKLVSDDLDSSLANLVGNLGIGNGVAKNDIHWSQPGEKKLTGGNNWQPKTAPSTTWNPATMNGMHFPQYAPSVMAFPATTPTGMMAYGMPPQMGSMGMMTQPTIMYSQPVMRPANPFGTAPGAQPSAASSPSSQSPLRAPGKDPFAQLSLKDFL from the exons acTTGATCCACTGCACCAATGAGATGAACGTGAACATCCCCCAGCTGGCAGACACGTTGTTTGAGAGGACGGCCAGCACCAGCTGGGTGGTGGTCTTCAAGTCTCTCACCGCCACCCACCACACCATGGTCTACGGCAACGAG AGATTTATACAGTACATGGCTTCAAGGAATACGCTTTTCAACCTCAGTAACTTTTTGGACAAAAGTGGCCTGCAAG GCTATGACATGTCAACGTTCATAAGGAGATATAGTCGCTACCTGAATGAGAAGGCTGTGTCGTATCGACAAGTCGCTTTTGACTTTACAAAAGTTAAACGAGG GGCGGATGGCGTTATGAGAACCATGAACACAGAAAAGTTACTAAAGACCATACCGATTATCCAAAACCAGATGGATGCGCTTCTTGACTTCAAC GTCAACGCCAACGAGCTCACCAATGGAGTGATCAACGCGTCCTTCATGCTTCTGTTTAAAGATTCCATTCGACTGTTTGCAGCCTACAATGAAGGCATTATCAATCTGCTGG AGAAGTACTTTGACATGAAGAAAACTCAATGCAAGGAGGGCCTTGACATCTACAAGAAATTCCTTACTCGAATGACAAGAATCTCTGAGTTCCTCAAAGTAGCAGAG CAAGTAGGGATTGATCGAGGGGACATTCCAGACCTCTCCCAG GCCCCCAGTAGCCTCTTAGATGCCTTGGAGCAGCATTTGGCTTCTTTAGAAGGGAAGAAGGTGAAAGATTCCACAGCAGCCAGCAG GGCTAGCACACTCTCCAACGCTGTCTCCTCTTTGGCCAACACGGGCATATCTTTCACCAAAGTGGACGAGAGGGAGAAACAGGCAGCTCTGGAGGAAGAGCAGGCTCGCCTAAAAGCGCTAAAG GAGCAGCGTCTGAAGGAACTCCAGAAGGGGCCTTCTTTCTCTGCCACCACGGCTTCCTCCCCTGTGTCAATGGACGGTGGGACCATCAACACAGCACCGGCCATCGACCTCTTCTCCACGCCCAGCTTCGCAAACAG CACTTCCAAGGCGGCGAGCGACCTGCTGGACTTGCAGCCTGCGTTTCAGCAGCAGGCACTGCCCATCTCCACTGGCCTGCCGACAGCCAACACATGGGGAG ATCCTTTCACTTCTACAGAAGCTGTCGATGACTCCATTCCAAACTTTAACCCTTTCCTATCACATCCTGTTGTTGATGCTGTCCATCTACCTGTCGAATCTTCCGATGGTGTTAGTTCTAGGACACCCAGTCATGAAATGTTTGGTG ATCATTACAATCCCTTTATTGATTCGAGCACCTCCATTGCATCTGATCATGAGCACACAGTGCGGATAGAGCAGTTTATCTCAG ACTCCTTCTGTGGGCCAGCATCTTACCCTACCACCCCTCTCTTTCAATCTGAGCCCCCTGCTGTAGCTGGTCTATTTGGAG GGTTCTCAGCTTCTCCCACCCCGCAGCCTCAGACCGCCAGAGGCCTTAATGTCGACTTTGACTCTGTGTTTGGCAACAACGTGGACTCGGCGG TGGCCTCCTTGCCCGGCCAGGGGCAAATCCCCAGCGGGCAGCAGCCTGGAAAGCTGGTGTCCGACGACCTGGACTCGTCCTTGGCCAACCTTGTCGGCA ATTTGGGAATTGGCAATGGCGTGGCAAAAAA tGATATTCATTGGAGTCAGCCTGGTGAGAAGAAGTTGACGGGTGGAAACAATTGGCAACCAAAGACTGCTCCCTCTACCACATGGAACCCTGCCACCATG AACGGAATGCATTTCCCACAATAC GCACCATCTGTCATGGCCTTCCCTGCAACAACGCCGACGGGAATGATGGCATATGGAATG CCTCCCCAGATGGGTTCCATGGGCATGATGACCCAGCCCACTATAATGTACAGCCAACCAGTCATGAGGCCAGCCAACCCCTTTGGCACGGCCCCAGGAGCACAG CCTTCGGCAGCTTCTAGTCCTTCCAGTCAGAGTCCTCTCAGAGCACCAGGAAAGGACCCCTTTGCACAACTCTCTCTCAAGGATTTCTTGTAG
- the picalma gene encoding phosphatidylinositol binding clathrin assembly protein a isoform X11: MSGQSITDRITAAQHSVTGSAVAKTVCKATTHEIMGPKKKHLDYLIHCTNEMNVNIPQLADTLFERTASTSWVVVFKSLTATHHTMVYGNERFIQYMASRNTLFNLSNFLDKSGLQGYDMSTFIRRYSRYLNEKAVSYRQVAFDFTKVKRGADGVMRTMNTEKLLKTIPIIQNQMDALLDFNVNANELTNGVINASFMLLFKDSIRLFAAYNEGIINLLEKYFDMKKTQCKEGLDIYKKFLTRMTRISEFLKVAEQVGIDRGDIPDLSQAPSSLLDALEQHLASLEGKKVKDSTAASRASTLSNAVSSLANTGISFTKVDEREKQAALEEEQARLKALKEQRLKELQKGPSFSATTASSPVSMDGGTINTAPAIDLFSTPSFANSTSKAASDLLDLQPAFQQQALPISTGLPTANTWGDHYNPFIDSSTSIASDHEHTVRIEQFISDSFCGPASYPTTPLFQSEPPAVAGLFGGFSASPTPQPQTARGLNVDFDSVFGNNVDSAGGILKPTVASLPGQGQIPSGQQPGKLVSDDLDSSLANLVGNLGIGNGVAKNDIHWSQPGEKKLTGGNNWQPKTAPSTTWNPATMNGMHFPQYAPSVMAFPATTPTGMMAYGMPPQMGSMGMMTQPTIMYSQPVMRPANPFGTAPGAQPSAASSPSSQSPLRAPGKDPFAQLSLKDFL, translated from the exons acTTGATCCACTGCACCAATGAGATGAACGTGAACATCCCCCAGCTGGCAGACACGTTGTTTGAGAGGACGGCCAGCACCAGCTGGGTGGTGGTCTTCAAGTCTCTCACCGCCACCCACCACACCATGGTCTACGGCAACGAG AGATTTATACAGTACATGGCTTCAAGGAATACGCTTTTCAACCTCAGTAACTTTTTGGACAAAAGTGGCCTGCAAG GCTATGACATGTCAACGTTCATAAGGAGATATAGTCGCTACCTGAATGAGAAGGCTGTGTCGTATCGACAAGTCGCTTTTGACTTTACAAAAGTTAAACGAGG GGCGGATGGCGTTATGAGAACCATGAACACAGAAAAGTTACTAAAGACCATACCGATTATCCAAAACCAGATGGATGCGCTTCTTGACTTCAAC GTCAACGCCAACGAGCTCACCAATGGAGTGATCAACGCGTCCTTCATGCTTCTGTTTAAAGATTCCATTCGACTGTTTGCAGCCTACAATGAAGGCATTATCAATCTGCTGG AGAAGTACTTTGACATGAAGAAAACTCAATGCAAGGAGGGCCTTGACATCTACAAGAAATTCCTTACTCGAATGACAAGAATCTCTGAGTTCCTCAAAGTAGCAGAG CAAGTAGGGATTGATCGAGGGGACATTCCAGACCTCTCCCAG GCCCCCAGTAGCCTCTTAGATGCCTTGGAGCAGCATTTGGCTTCTTTAGAAGGGAAGAAGGTGAAAGATTCCACAGCAGCCAGCAG GGCTAGCACACTCTCCAACGCTGTCTCCTCTTTGGCCAACACGGGCATATCTTTCACCAAAGTGGACGAGAGGGAGAAACAGGCAGCTCTGGAGGAAGAGCAGGCTCGCCTAAAAGCGCTAAAG GAGCAGCGTCTGAAGGAACTCCAGAAGGGGCCTTCTTTCTCTGCCACCACGGCTTCCTCCCCTGTGTCAATGGACGGTGGGACCATCAACACAGCACCGGCCATCGACCTCTTCTCCACGCCCAGCTTCGCAAACAG CACTTCCAAGGCGGCGAGCGACCTGCTGGACTTGCAGCCTGCGTTTCAGCAGCAGGCACTGCCCATCTCCACTGGCCTGCCGACAGCCAACACATGGGGAG ATCATTACAATCCCTTTATTGATTCGAGCACCTCCATTGCATCTGATCATGAGCACACAGTGCGGATAGAGCAGTTTATCTCAG ACTCCTTCTGTGGGCCAGCATCTTACCCTACCACCCCTCTCTTTCAATCTGAGCCCCCTGCTGTAGCTGGTCTATTTGGAG GGTTCTCAGCTTCTCCCACCCCGCAGCCTCAGACCGCCAGAGGCCTTAATGTCGACTTTGACTCTGTGTTTGGCAACAACGTGGACTCGGCGG GTGGCATCCTCAAACCCACAGTGGCCTCCTTGCCCGGCCAGGGGCAAATCCCCAGCGGGCAGCAGCCTGGAAAGCTGGTGTCCGACGACCTGGACTCGTCCTTGGCCAACCTTGTCGGCA ATTTGGGAATTGGCAATGGCGTGGCAAAAAA tGATATTCATTGGAGTCAGCCTGGTGAGAAGAAGTTGACGGGTGGAAACAATTGGCAACCAAAGACTGCTCCCTCTACCACATGGAACCCTGCCACCATG AACGGAATGCATTTCCCACAATAC GCACCATCTGTCATGGCCTTCCCTGCAACAACGCCGACGGGAATGATGGCATATGGAATG CCTCCCCAGATGGGTTCCATGGGCATGATGACCCAGCCCACTATAATGTACAGCCAACCAGTCATGAGGCCAGCCAACCCCTTTGGCACGGCCCCAGGAGCACAG CCTTCGGCAGCTTCTAGTCCTTCCAGTCAGAGTCCTCTCAGAGCACCAGGAAAGGACCCCTTTGCACAACTCTCTCTCAAGGATTTCTTGTAG
- the picalma gene encoding phosphatidylinositol binding clathrin assembly protein a isoform X12 encodes MSGQSITDRITAAQHSVTGSAVAKTVCKATTHEIMGPKKKHLDYLIHCTNEMNVNIPQLADTLFERTASTSWVVVFKSLTATHHTMVYGNERFIQYMASRNTLFNLSNFLDKSGLQGYDMSTFIRRYSRYLNEKAVSYRQVAFDFTKVKRGADGVMRTMNTEKLLKTIPIIQNQMDALLDFNVNANELTNGVINASFMLLFKDSIRLFAAYNEGIINLLEKYFDMKKTQCKEGLDIYKKFLTRMTRISEFLKVAEQVGIDRGDIPDLSQAPSSLLDALEQHLASLEGKKVKDSTAASRASTLSNAVSSLANTGISFTKVDEREKQAALEEEQARLKALKEQRLKELQKGPSFSATTASSPVSMDGGTINTAPAIDLFSTPSFANSTSKAASDLLDLQPAFQQQALPISTGLPTANTWGDSFCGPASYPTTPLFQSEPPAVAGLFGGFSASPTPQPQTARGLNVDFDSVFGNNVDSAGGILKPTVASLPGQGQIPSGQQPGKLVSDDLDSSLANLVGNLGIGNGVAKNDIHWSQPGEKKLTGGNNWQPKTAPSTTWNPATMNGMHFPQYAPSVMAFPATTPTGMMAYGMPPQMGSMGMMTQPTIMYSQPVMRPANPFGTAPGAQPSAASSPSSQSPLRAPGKDPFAQLSLKDFL; translated from the exons acTTGATCCACTGCACCAATGAGATGAACGTGAACATCCCCCAGCTGGCAGACACGTTGTTTGAGAGGACGGCCAGCACCAGCTGGGTGGTGGTCTTCAAGTCTCTCACCGCCACCCACCACACCATGGTCTACGGCAACGAG AGATTTATACAGTACATGGCTTCAAGGAATACGCTTTTCAACCTCAGTAACTTTTTGGACAAAAGTGGCCTGCAAG GCTATGACATGTCAACGTTCATAAGGAGATATAGTCGCTACCTGAATGAGAAGGCTGTGTCGTATCGACAAGTCGCTTTTGACTTTACAAAAGTTAAACGAGG GGCGGATGGCGTTATGAGAACCATGAACACAGAAAAGTTACTAAAGACCATACCGATTATCCAAAACCAGATGGATGCGCTTCTTGACTTCAAC GTCAACGCCAACGAGCTCACCAATGGAGTGATCAACGCGTCCTTCATGCTTCTGTTTAAAGATTCCATTCGACTGTTTGCAGCCTACAATGAAGGCATTATCAATCTGCTGG AGAAGTACTTTGACATGAAGAAAACTCAATGCAAGGAGGGCCTTGACATCTACAAGAAATTCCTTACTCGAATGACAAGAATCTCTGAGTTCCTCAAAGTAGCAGAG CAAGTAGGGATTGATCGAGGGGACATTCCAGACCTCTCCCAG GCCCCCAGTAGCCTCTTAGATGCCTTGGAGCAGCATTTGGCTTCTTTAGAAGGGAAGAAGGTGAAAGATTCCACAGCAGCCAGCAG GGCTAGCACACTCTCCAACGCTGTCTCCTCTTTGGCCAACACGGGCATATCTTTCACCAAAGTGGACGAGAGGGAGAAACAGGCAGCTCTGGAGGAAGAGCAGGCTCGCCTAAAAGCGCTAAAG GAGCAGCGTCTGAAGGAACTCCAGAAGGGGCCTTCTTTCTCTGCCACCACGGCTTCCTCCCCTGTGTCAATGGACGGTGGGACCATCAACACAGCACCGGCCATCGACCTCTTCTCCACGCCCAGCTTCGCAAACAG CACTTCCAAGGCGGCGAGCGACCTGCTGGACTTGCAGCCTGCGTTTCAGCAGCAGGCACTGCCCATCTCCACTGGCCTGCCGACAGCCAACACATGGGGAG ACTCCTTCTGTGGGCCAGCATCTTACCCTACCACCCCTCTCTTTCAATCTGAGCCCCCTGCTGTAGCTGGTCTATTTGGAG GGTTCTCAGCTTCTCCCACCCCGCAGCCTCAGACCGCCAGAGGCCTTAATGTCGACTTTGACTCTGTGTTTGGCAACAACGTGGACTCGGCGG GTGGCATCCTCAAACCCACAGTGGCCTCCTTGCCCGGCCAGGGGCAAATCCCCAGCGGGCAGCAGCCTGGAAAGCTGGTGTCCGACGACCTGGACTCGTCCTTGGCCAACCTTGTCGGCA ATTTGGGAATTGGCAATGGCGTGGCAAAAAA tGATATTCATTGGAGTCAGCCTGGTGAGAAGAAGTTGACGGGTGGAAACAATTGGCAACCAAAGACTGCTCCCTCTACCACATGGAACCCTGCCACCATG AACGGAATGCATTTCCCACAATAC GCACCATCTGTCATGGCCTTCCCTGCAACAACGCCGACGGGAATGATGGCATATGGAATG CCTCCCCAGATGGGTTCCATGGGCATGATGACCCAGCCCACTATAATGTACAGCCAACCAGTCATGAGGCCAGCCAACCCCTTTGGCACGGCCCCAGGAGCACAG CCTTCGGCAGCTTCTAGTCCTTCCAGTCAGAGTCCTCTCAGAGCACCAGGAAAGGACCCCTTTGCACAACTCTCTCTCAAGGATTTCTTGTAG
- the picalma gene encoding phosphatidylinositol binding clathrin assembly protein a isoform X2: MSGQSITDRITAAQHSVTGSAVAKTVCKATTHEIMGPKKKHLDYLIHCTNEMNVNIPQLADTLFERTASTSWVVVFKSLTATHHTMVYGNERFIQYMASRNTLFNLSNFLDKSGLQGYDMSTFIRRYSRYLNEKAVSYRQVAFDFTKVKRGADGVMRTMNTEKLLKTIPIIQNQMDALLDFNVNANELTNGVINASFMLLFKDSIRLFAAYNEGIINLLEKYFDMKKTQCKEGLDIYKKFLTRMTRISEFLKVAEQVGIDRGDIPDLSQAPSSLLDALEQHLASLEGKKVKDSTAASRASTLSNAVSSLANTGISFTKVDEREKQAALEEEQARLKALKRLKELQKGPSFSATTASSPVSMDGGTINTAPAIDLFSTPSFANSTSKAASDLLDLQPAFQQQALPISTGLPTANTWGDPFTSTEAVDDSIPNFNPFLSHPVVDAVHLPVESSDGVSSRTPSHEMFGDHYNPFIDSSTSIASDHEHTVRIEQFISDSFCGPASYPTTPLFQSEPPAVAGLFGGFSASPTPQPQTARGLNVDFDSVFGNNVDSAGGILKPTVASLPGQGQIPSGQQPGKLVSDDLDSSLANLVGNLGIGNGVAKNDIHWSQPGEKKLTGGNNWQPKTAPSTTWNPATMNGMHFPQYAPSVMAFPATTPTGMMAYGMPPQMGSMGMMTQPTIMYSQPVMRPANPFGTAPGAQPSAASSPSSQSPLRAPGKDPFAQLSLKDFL, from the exons acTTGATCCACTGCACCAATGAGATGAACGTGAACATCCCCCAGCTGGCAGACACGTTGTTTGAGAGGACGGCCAGCACCAGCTGGGTGGTGGTCTTCAAGTCTCTCACCGCCACCCACCACACCATGGTCTACGGCAACGAG AGATTTATACAGTACATGGCTTCAAGGAATACGCTTTTCAACCTCAGTAACTTTTTGGACAAAAGTGGCCTGCAAG GCTATGACATGTCAACGTTCATAAGGAGATATAGTCGCTACCTGAATGAGAAGGCTGTGTCGTATCGACAAGTCGCTTTTGACTTTACAAAAGTTAAACGAGG GGCGGATGGCGTTATGAGAACCATGAACACAGAAAAGTTACTAAAGACCATACCGATTATCCAAAACCAGATGGATGCGCTTCTTGACTTCAAC GTCAACGCCAACGAGCTCACCAATGGAGTGATCAACGCGTCCTTCATGCTTCTGTTTAAAGATTCCATTCGACTGTTTGCAGCCTACAATGAAGGCATTATCAATCTGCTGG AGAAGTACTTTGACATGAAGAAAACTCAATGCAAGGAGGGCCTTGACATCTACAAGAAATTCCTTACTCGAATGACAAGAATCTCTGAGTTCCTCAAAGTAGCAGAG CAAGTAGGGATTGATCGAGGGGACATTCCAGACCTCTCCCAG GCCCCCAGTAGCCTCTTAGATGCCTTGGAGCAGCATTTGGCTTCTTTAGAAGGGAAGAAGGTGAAAGATTCCACAGCAGCCAGCAG GGCTAGCACACTCTCCAACGCTGTCTCCTCTTTGGCCAACACGGGCATATCTTTCACCAAAGTGGACGAGAGGGAGAAACAGGCAGCTCTGGAGGAAGAGCAGGCTCGCCTAAAAGCGCTAAAG CGTCTGAAGGAACTCCAGAAGGGGCCTTCTTTCTCTGCCACCACGGCTTCCTCCCCTGTGTCAATGGACGGTGGGACCATCAACACAGCACCGGCCATCGACCTCTTCTCCACGCCCAGCTTCGCAAACAG CACTTCCAAGGCGGCGAGCGACCTGCTGGACTTGCAGCCTGCGTTTCAGCAGCAGGCACTGCCCATCTCCACTGGCCTGCCGACAGCCAACACATGGGGAG ATCCTTTCACTTCTACAGAAGCTGTCGATGACTCCATTCCAAACTTTAACCCTTTCCTATCACATCCTGTTGTTGATGCTGTCCATCTACCTGTCGAATCTTCCGATGGTGTTAGTTCTAGGACACCCAGTCATGAAATGTTTGGTG ATCATTACAATCCCTTTATTGATTCGAGCACCTCCATTGCATCTGATCATGAGCACACAGTGCGGATAGAGCAGTTTATCTCAG ACTCCTTCTGTGGGCCAGCATCTTACCCTACCACCCCTCTCTTTCAATCTGAGCCCCCTGCTGTAGCTGGTCTATTTGGAG GGTTCTCAGCTTCTCCCACCCCGCAGCCTCAGACCGCCAGAGGCCTTAATGTCGACTTTGACTCTGTGTTTGGCAACAACGTGGACTCGGCGG GTGGCATCCTCAAACCCACAGTGGCCTCCTTGCCCGGCCAGGGGCAAATCCCCAGCGGGCAGCAGCCTGGAAAGCTGGTGTCCGACGACCTGGACTCGTCCTTGGCCAACCTTGTCGGCA ATTTGGGAATTGGCAATGGCGTGGCAAAAAA tGATATTCATTGGAGTCAGCCTGGTGAGAAGAAGTTGACGGGTGGAAACAATTGGCAACCAAAGACTGCTCCCTCTACCACATGGAACCCTGCCACCATG AACGGAATGCATTTCCCACAATAC GCACCATCTGTCATGGCCTTCCCTGCAACAACGCCGACGGGAATGATGGCATATGGAATG CCTCCCCAGATGGGTTCCATGGGCATGATGACCCAGCCCACTATAATGTACAGCCAACCAGTCATGAGGCCAGCCAACCCCTTTGGCACGGCCCCAGGAGCACAG CCTTCGGCAGCTTCTAGTCCTTCCAGTCAGAGTCCTCTCAGAGCACCAGGAAAGGACCCCTTTGCACAACTCTCTCTCAAGGATTTCTTGTAG